The genomic window AaagtgttattaaattttagtgaAATGTTTACTTGTTTCGGTTGTGTAGAATGGGAGGCTGCATAGGTATAACTAGGGCAAGAAATGCCTCAGTTAATGATACATCGGAAAATTCGACGAGAACTAATTCGGGTGAGAGATTGTGTGGTGTGTAAGAGAGATTCGAATCTATtggaaataaaagatatatgaaaCGTCAATTAACCttgaaattactttatttttgtcGTCATActcacaaaatatatgttatctattattaagtatatgtACCATCTATCTTTGCTCAAATTATCAAgcgcaatatttataaaagaaaatatttataaaagaaaagttatatatgtatatataatatatgtgctgtggggggagggggaagggggagggagcgcgcgcgcggtgTGTCCGTATACATGTACTTCAACATAGTATATAgcagattaattataaagtaaaatatatgacccgtttttataatatatagacgaaaaaagttatattgtaaattataaattgttggaAACTTTTATATCAACTGTTTTATATCGCAATAACTTTTGatctatatattgtaaaattgaaatttgatcaGGTATTGCGAGCAAATGCAACTTTGAAATTTACACAAatgcatacataaaaaaaaggaaaaatgtttaaaaaattagaatattttttatatgttaatacaatatttttcagaatgtTGTATtgctcaaatataataatattctataaatactATAAGAAACATAAAGgattttattcgatatgtcatattataataaatgtacaatataaagtTCTCTGccatttattctattatattaaagctaATAGGATATACGTTAAactaaaacaatatatattaatacatatattttgaggaagagataaatttttttgacctTTGTTTACCTCTATTTCTATAGGAAATACGAGAAAAAATCATCTTCTATGTCACGAGGTAATTAGATGGAAATCAGATGTACCTCTAACCGAAGGTCAACTAAGAAGTAAGCGAGATGAGTTTTGGGACACTGCACCAGCGTTTGACGGTCGCAAAGAAATTTGGGATGCATTGAGGGCAGGTGCAACTGCGGCAGAAGCACAGGACTATCAATTGGCACAGGCCATATTAGACGGAGCTAATATTTCTGTACCTAATGGTTTCTTAACGGAATGTTACGACGAGTTAGGAACTCGTTATCAAGTAcctatttattgtttatcttACccgattaatattgtaaaggAAGATAGTGGAAGAGATTCACCTGCTGATTGCTcaggtaataaaattttgtggaaTTAGTATATtctgtagaatatattttgtaagtatttaattaaatattttgccctttattattttcattaattctaCATAGAACCAGTTGATGAAGGAACGGAGCAAACTTTGAAACTTAGACTATCGACTACTTTAGGAGAAGTTAAATTACCTGTTTATAGCAACGACACTATTGctattgcaaagaaaaaattacaggTTAGTACAAtatcaattacatttataatagctCTGAGGATGCGTTTGGGGAAACGCTTATTAGCGTTATCAGTGttgttttatctttgttacttattgaaaattgaacaAGTAgggattataaataataaaaataaatataaaaatatgagccCGCTCATAGCGCTAAAAGTGTGCTTCCTGAACATAGCCTGAGTGTGTTGCACATGTTTGTGCATGTTGTATGACAATAATtgctgttaataataattatgatgctCATAGAGTCAAGAAGGTTTGGAACCATCGCGTCAAAGGTGGTTCTTTGGTGGTAAATTATTGGGTGATAAAATGCATATAGAAGAAGCAAAAGTGCAGCCAGGTTATGTAATACAAGTAATCGTAAATCCAGAAAAAATGGACAGCAACTGTGCAAAAGCTTGAACTTGTGTGTAAACGTAACAAAAAGTATGTTATGTTCAATCAGCAATCAATAATAggcttatttttactttttgacaaaattcattaattgcaTGTCAAAGTAATATcatatgtttgttttttaattttttattgtttataactaTGAATATCACTAAAAGTgacaaatcattttaatacaatGTGGATATAACGGAGTTTCGCATTATTAACTTGTATTTAATGAAATCATGAATTGAGTGCAATTACAGTTTTGTTtactctatattatatttatccatATACATTATCGTgcaatgcaaaaaaatgtaaaaatagcatttatataaaaaaaacgagaaagagagagaaatatcaaGTATAAGCATATCTTTACAAATTTGGTTATCTTCAATATGATATGCAAAGCATATCCAAGCAAATtgactgaaaaatatatagatttatttatatttgagcaaaatatataaacattattttttataatttatgtagttatgttttattttctaattgcactttaaattattatataaaagttaaatattattgaattatatattcaaacgaTCATTTATGAgataatgtttcaaataatagaaaatgtatacacacttacacacacatataaagcacagaatatatattgcttttgcAAAATAAGGTAGGGGGAAGTAACTTTTGATTCCATTCTTTTGTGTCtttgtcatattatattagttaAAAATGCAAAGTGTATACTGATATTGAATGGACAATACTGgactaaaaacaaaatataatactcattgtaaaatataactaaattatatctagaaaataatgaatttctaCTTGTGACACTACCGAgttatttcttattcttttgtaatttagttttatgtaagaaaataatgtaagaatttatctttttgtttcttttaatacatatttttcatctaatatttcaattttaatacattaattgtcctattaatattatataacataataacacagacaatttaaattgtattatactattgtatattattatatatcttctcgAGTAAAAACCGAAATTTCATAGGcctaatcatataaatatagctaaaattaaataagattttgacAACTGAatcatatagaaaaaaatataataataagactaagaataaatttgcatttatcttgcataaaaaaattaagaattatatatatatatatatatataaccaatAGGTTTGTATATGTGCATgtgacacacatacatataatgtatatattggaGAGAAGAAGGGGAAGGGGatggagggagagagaaacgaaCAGATAGACAGTTCTCAAAGAGAGCTTTGCATCAAACAAATCagtgattataattatcaaatgaaaaaatttgttcattgtaatattatattttatatataatacctaACTTGCGCATATAAGAAAAGACACTGCCGtctcgattaatttataaaaatttcgaaattttgataactttgatattaaattttttttgtatcttttttttttttttaaagcagtCGGCGAAAGCTTATTCTATAAATGGCAACATAGAGAAAGGAGAAGAGATGCAGAGaagctatatttttctttaattaacaattatagaaaaatcaatcagtgaaattttatttatatccatattagtatgtaatattaattattaagtactGTTTACATTGTACAAGAGTTACAATAAcgctaataaatttctttatcaaattaatgttaaatttagcAGGTATGCATAATtactttagaataattttaaaggtGTCCAAATAATAAAGGAGCCAAtacaatttgcatatataataaaaattgagcaCAATAATCATCTTTTCTCTCATGAAATGTTTTATGTGCATATTACACAAGCACATTGTGACAGCTCAAAGAATACTAAATAAGATCTCTACATtacataattcatatatacatatatatgtatgtatgtaaattatctaacaataattagtataaatttggtcattttataatacttatatatttttgtttgtatttATCAATCTATAATAcctaaaatatgatttttaatattactatatatgaCGCtcagtttaatatattataagtaaaagTGTGATGTCGCAATCGTTGCtaggaagaaaataatttttgtataaatagagattgttacaatataatgaaatgtaattttaactgCCTGATAAAAATGgtacttaatattaataatactgtATTGGACCAATCCAAagcattctaaaattaataaataattggcgATCATAGAGTAAGTGCCCTATGTAAAAATTGTGTCTTCTATGTATGAAGAGGagttaaataacaaattatatatctaataatagaaaggaaagaagtatcgcttaaatacataatttacgtatattttaaaataactgattaaacaatatgataatatttgtttttattcgaGAACAATGCTAtgcaaaatatgcattttattttgcatattggTATCTTTCAGATTGTCTTTTAAGATTGCgcgcatgtgtgtgtgcgtgcgtgtgtgtgtgtgtgtgtgtaataaaattataatatatatataatattttatataaaaagttatataaaatatttcatgttacacatgtatttaacaatatacatGTTGTTTAATAAAGAAGGTTGTGTAtacaataagattaattactaattattataagatattctaTTGTGaaataaagcataaaaatattgaatataaatcctacattttaattacttggatataattatatgatataattatacatgttataaaaaaaacgaataaaaaaatagcattttttcataattttttttatggtaaattttttcgaaaaaagaaaaaacccCAAACTATAAGTTTGTAATtagaattttgttatatatgttctttaaacgaaatttattcattaaattttccttaaatatttcaattcatGACATAGCCATATTATAGTGCTTAAAAGTATAAGACTACCAGATTGATGAGAAGCAGCTAGTGTTAAAGGAACGTGATTTAATAAGGTCGAAATGCCTAAAAATACTTGAAGATAAGCAGCGCAAAGTACAGCAGCAACTGCCTTTCTTCCTCGACTAGGAAGATTATGTCTGCGAGACGTAATACCCAAGCATGTTATTAATGCTATAGTAGAAATTCCCTGTATAAagactatatatattgtattgtgaaatataatattgatgaataataaatgatggTATATATGTGGCTTACCAAAATCCTGTGATCAAATTGGACTGTAGTTGGATTTTccgtgaaattttttattatgggaGACATAGCAAGTATATCATCAGGTATCCATTTATCTGCCATTTTTGggaaagtattatatataagaccAGCATCCATGCCAGCTACAAATGCTCCCGACAGGGCggtgaaaaatatcaatcctTTTGCCGAGTAAATTAAtcctttaaatctttttatcgtttttagtGCATTATTTGAAACTTTGATATCAGTGGAATTAATAGTTAGCTTTTCAGCAGGAATTAAATGATCTAAAGCATTATATAGAAATCCAGTATATATAAGCAATGCTAATCCAAGATGCGCAGCTAAACGATACTGTGATACCCGCGGTACATCGGAAGGTTCTACAAAACGATCTTCTAATCCAGATTTAACCATATACCATCCCATGAGTCCTTGTAAACCAATTAATGAACCTAAAGCAACAATACGTATTTTCATTCCATGTTTCAGCATACCCTTAAACCAAAAATATGTTGCTGGTATTATAAATACAGTGCCAATTAAACGTCCCCACATTCTATGCAAATATTCCATCCACCAAATACGTTTAAATTCTTCCAATGTCATATTTAGATTGGTtctacagaaaatatatacgttaaTAACATATGTATCTCTCGCAGCatctttatgttaatttttttttatattgttgatatgtcacatatatgtatttcttacattttatattcaggAAATTGTTTGTAGTGTTCAAATTCTGAAAGCCATTGAATATCATTAAGAGGCATTTTTTCTCCTAGTAATCTCCAAGTAACCATAGATAAACCTGATTCTGTAAGTCTTGTTATGCCACctggatatacatataaggagaaataatttactactatttcataaatcaattttatttatattatacatgtatatgtaatgtttatcataaaaactacataaagtaaattttaattggataTCAACATTTTAAATCTCATAGAACACATACTGTTACacttaaaattctattttccaTACGTTTTTTCCGTAATAATCTTCATTatgttgcaaatataataataatatacaaaataaataatagtaccTAGCGCAACTGCTACAAAAACCATACCGCCACAAGTGAGCAACCAAGATCCTACAATTTTGTCATGTTTATCGCTCCTTTTTGAAACATAACCACGAATTGCAATATTCAGTTGTTTAAGTGGCCTCTGTCAATCGTTAAATAAACGTAcattagtatattattataagtttatatattgaaaatgcaaAACGCAGCTACACACGTGTACCACGCATGTGCAtatggaaaagagagagaattaattaccTTTTGTAACAgggatgaatattttttcaaggaaATATCATTACACCGAATGACGCAAGTTCCTGCATTCGTGAAAAGACATTGTCGGCTAAGAGCatatttcgtaatattatatgctcgtaatatttttgtacgatATCTCGCGATATTCAACATGTTGTAATTATCAAATAGTTTATTACCATATGATAGatgttaataaaacatatacacaGCATTCCGCACACAAATATACATGTTAAcccgcaaaaatatatatatatatatatatatatataatagcgtATCCGATTTGTTGTTGACTCTACCCGACTCTGGGTCGAGTCGAATCCCAGATCTCAAGTTCGATTTGAAACGCAATGATTCTAAACTATCATGGCGGAAAGCGGTTTATGATTGGTTTCGTGATTCATAACCTCTATCAAAGAGTTTTTAACATCATTCttgatcatcatcatcatagaaatataagtttatattatataaataaaaagaagaataaggagtaataatgaaaatatgataaataataataataatctcaaaTCGAACTTGAGATCAGACTCGACTCGACCCAGAGTCGGGTAGAGTCAACAAATCGAATATATGCTAtaaccgaaggtggtgaaattggcccttAAGGCCGTATTACACTATTGATTGCGGGCTCTGTTGTAATTGAAGTTACGGTTGATGATTGTGGATTGATCAATCAGAGCAAAGTAACTTACCggctgattggtcaatttgcaACTGTCAACTGTTTGCAACTCCAACCGTAACCAAGCCAGCACCTGTAGTGTAACAGGATCTGTTCGTTTTGCTGAGGGCTCtcaccaccttcggttaagttgaccgacggttaaaatcagcagggtggcaacagaaaatagacGTGAATGAaaaaccaagcattcttatcatttcagttgccacCCTGCCGTCGGTTAATCTAGTcgaaggtggtgaaattggccctaAATGTAGTCAATATCGTCGCAGTTCGACTATCGTTATCACACTTTTATCTTGGTCACCATTGAACAAAACGTGCACAACTGCACATTTCAGTTGGTATATAGTCCGGTATAGTCCGATGCGTGAAACTGATTGAGGTTAAGAGTTAAGAGTTGAGAGTGCTTGTCTGATACTCTCATTGAAATGGCGAATTTAACCAAGAAGCGTCATGCTGATGATAATATTATGGAGGTATCAGATTatagttttgttttttataattaagtgaACTTCCTGcgttatatgtgtatatagtgtatatacatcaaaaatgtaataaatattcggAAGTTGAGAACAAGAGCAAATACAAAAAGTTTAGCTTACAGACTTCTATATTATGgaacacgcacgcacgcacacgtacACGcacaccatatatatatatatgtatataaaatataggtTTGTGGTTCCAgctataaaagaataaattttaaacttatattgTCTTATCAAAGCTTCGTTTggagattaattataaaacagaaCATATTTCACTTACGACTGCAATGCTCGCGAGCATTGTctgtctttatttaatttttggtgAACAACAAGGATAAAATGATACCGCGTTGCGGATGTTAAGTGGAACGCATCCGATCTGTTTTTCGTAactgataaaattgattaataaagacacaaattacattataatattcattattcaatACTTATTcttcacattattttttatcgtacgTTATATAtcctgatttattttatttaatctatctt from Cataglyphis hispanica isolate Lineage 1 chromosome 16, ULB_Chis1_1.0, whole genome shotgun sequence includes these protein-coding regions:
- the LOC126855475 gene encoding ubiquitin domain-containing protein 1 → MGGCIGITRARNASVNDTSENSTRTNSGNTRKNHLLCHEVIRWKSDVPLTEGQLRSKRDEFWDTAPAFDGRKEIWDALRAGATAAEAQDYQLAQAILDGANISVPNGFLTECYDELGTRYQVPIYCLSYPINIVKEDSGRDSPADCSEPVDEGTEQTLKLRLSTTLGEVKLPVYSNDTIAIAKKKLQSQEGLEPSRQRWFFGGKLLGDKMHIEEAKVQPGYVIQVIVNPEKMDSNCAKA
- the LOC126855473 gene encoding cytochrome c oxidase assembly protein COX15 homolog isoform X3; amino-acid sequence: MVFVAVALGGITRLTESGLSMVTWRLLGEKMPLNDIQWLSEFEHYKQFPEYKITNLNMTLEEFKRIWWMEYLHRMWGRLIGTVFIIPATYFWFKGMLKHGMKIRIVALGSLIGLQGLMGWYMVKSGLEDRFVEPSDVPRVSQYRLAAHLGLALLIYTGFLYNALDHLIPAEKLTINSTDIKVSNNALKTIKRFKGLIYSAKGLIFFTALSGAFVAGMDAGLIYNTFPKMADKWIPDDILAMSPIIKNFTENPTTVQFDHRILGISTIALITCLGITSRRHNLPSRGRKAVAAVLCAAYLQVFLGISTLLNHVPLTLAASHQSGSLILLSTIIWLCHELKYLRKI
- the LOC126855473 gene encoding cytochrome c oxidase assembly protein COX15 homolog isoform X1, coding for MLNIARYRTKILRAYNITKYALSRQCLFTNAGTCVIRCNDISLKKYSSLLQKRPLKQLNIAIRGYVSKRSDKHDKIVGSWLLTCGGMVFVAVALGGITRLTESGLSMVTWRLLGEKMPLNDIQWLSEFEHYKQFPEYKITNLNMTLEEFKRIWWMEYLHRMWGRLIGTVFIIPATYFWFKGMLKHGMKIRIVALGSLIGLQGLMGWYMVKSGLEDRFVEPSDVPRVSQYRLAAHLGLALLIYTGFLYNALDHLIPAEKLTINSTDIKVSNNALKTIKRFKGLIYSAKGLIFFTALSGAFVAGMDAGLIYNTFPKMADKWIPDDILAMSPIIKNFTENPTTVQFDHRILGISTIALITCLGITSRRHNLPSRGRKAVAAVLCAAYLQVFLGISTLLNHVPLTLAASHQSGSLILLSTIIWLCHELKYLRKI
- the LOC126855473 gene encoding cytochrome c oxidase assembly protein COX15 homolog isoform X2 produces the protein MLNIARYRTKILRAYNITKYALSRQCLFTNAGTCVIRCNDISLKKYSSLLQKRPLKQLNIAIRGYVSKRSDKHDKIVGSWLLTCGGMVFVAVALGGITRLTESGLSMVTWRLLGEKMPLNDIQWLSEFEHYKQFPEYKITNLNMTLEEFKRIWWMEYLHRMWGRLIGTVFIIPATYFWFKGMLKHGMKIRIVALGSLIGLQGLMGWYMVKSGLEDRFVEPSDVPRVSQYRLAAHLGLALLIYTGFLYNALDHLIPAEKLTINSTDIKVSNNALKTIKRFKGLIYSAKGLIFFTALSGAFVAGMDAGLIYNTFPKMADKWIPDDILAMSPIIKNFTENPTTVQFDHRILSLYREFLL